A region of the Labeo rohita strain BAU-BD-2019 chromosome 5, IGBB_LRoh.1.0, whole genome shotgun sequence genome:
caGATGGATCAAAAGTACTCAAAACTGGAAGGGGTGGATCAGCAATTTTTATAGTTAATCAAGGAGATGAAGAAAGCAAACGAACCTCGAATGATCTGAGTGTGTTTACAGTTGAACTGTATGCTATCATATTGGCATTAGAATGGATTGGAAAAGaaggacaaaataagtaaaatcttAATTGGAAGTGATTCATTGTCGGCACTGTACAGTGAAACTTCGGAGGAGAATCAACCAGAAGGTGGCGGTAGTGCAACGCTTTCGGATGCAAGCCGCCGTTAAACtccaaagaagaagaagaagcagtaGCAGAAAAAGAATGCTTCTTTGAGTAAATCTCACCATCTCTTTTCCATTTGACTCGCATTCATAAAAAGACTTTAACATCAACAAGGCTCAAATGGCAACAGAAAGCGAAGAGAACGGCACGGAAATGCAAAATGAGGTCTGAATACGTTGCCACATAAGGAACCAGTAAAATATTAACGCTGAAGCTAATGCTAGTAAGCACTATTAAGAATTTATGTCAGTGTTTCAATAGGataattaggattttttttttaaagaatacttCTTATATTATCAAACCTTTATGATACACGAATACATTTGAATGAAAAACAGTCACATGTGATTAATATACTGATCCTAttcatttaatatgttttatctCTGGAGTTTATGTCAGTCGTATGTTGTGTTTCAGGAGGAGGCGTCTGCTTATTCGCTCGCTCGGTGTAAGCTGGAGAACCTCCTCAATAAGAGCATGAGGATCCGGATGACAGACGGGCGCACGCTCGTGGGGCTCTTCTTGTGCACAGACAGAGACTGCAACGTCATCCTGGGATCTGCACAAGAGTTTCTCAAATCCACAGGTAACGTTACCAAGTACACCGCGCCGGTCAAGTCAGCCGCCATTTGCGAACACTCGGTCAAACCAGCCGCCCCCTGGATTTTAATGCTCATCTACGTTTAGAATTACGATAGGCGTGGCGCGGCTTAGAAGCCGAGAAATGGCCTTTTCACACAGGACGCGGAAAGCGCTGCACTATGAAACCCAGTTGCTTTGTTCAAATACCCAGACTTGCGGTCTTGGCCACTTGAAAGCGCATGCGCGCGACAGAAAGTAAGTGCGCAAGACTGTCCCATGTCTTAAACATGCCAAAGTGCAGTGCGCTTAACgcacgctctctctctctgggttTGTTGGCGGGTCGCAACCAACTTATATAGGTGCATATTGCCACCTACTGTACCGGGGTGTGTAATATCAAGGTTTTATGTACTtcagttcataaaaaaaaaagaattggaaAAGGAGTGATGATTACATTATCCTGTTTATATTTTCACCTCTAGTCctgtatttttaagaaatgtaaacaatgctcTACTACTTTCCCTCGTTTTCTCCCATGTCCCTAGAATCCCTAGCAAAGTCCATTCTCTCTCCAGTTCATACATTTTATCTTGTAATATATTCCTCTCTgcgttatattttttttacaccatATGATAACATGCTCAACATTTTTGGAGACATTATCGCATTTATCTGTATTGCATTTTCCCATTTTGAAGAGTGTTGATTTAAGTCCAGTATGACCTAGCCTAATTCTTGTAAAAACCACTTCTTCCCTTCTACAATTTCCTTTAAAAGCCTTCACCTTTATTGATTTCTGTATATTATAGTAGTGTCTCCCTTTGCTATCTGTGTCCCACATCATTTGCCATGAGTTCTctactgctgttttaattattgacTTGGCCTCACCTTTTCCAAAGGGAACTTCCATTATCTCTTCATCCTTTAATTTTAATGCGTTCTTTGCTATTGAATCTGCTTTCTCATTACCCCTCTACACCAACGTGTGCCGACACCCaacaaaactgtattaaaattcCAGCTCTTTGTATCCGTAGTAATGTCATTAATATTTCCTTCAACAAATCATCTCTTTTTGTTTCACTAGCCTTCAGACTCCTAAGAGCTGCAATAGAATCTGAACAAATTACTCTCTCCGGTCTTATTTCTTCTACCCACTGTAAACCTAAAATTATAGCAACTATTTCTGCTGTGAATACtgacaatttattattaattcttttgcatatagttatattaaattcaGGTATATACACTCCAGCTCCAACATGGTTGTTTCCTGGATCTTTAGACCCATCAGTGAATActgacaaataattaaaatatttcctcTTAACATACTCTGAAACCAAATATCCAATGTTATCTATATTATTGTCATTCCATTCTCTCTTTTGCTCTATAAGTTGCAAGTCTACATCAGGAACTTGCAATATCCATGGAGGTACATTACCCCATACAGTACTGGGTTCAAACTCTAACCTATTTAGCCCATATTTTTCTGCTACTGAATTAATACTCCAACCAAATCCTGTGCCTTTTAGTTTTTGCGAATATTCCCAACAGTCACCTATCACCTTCGTCGCAGGTTGCTCCTCTCCGGATCCCTTTAACTTAACCCAGTATGACAATGCCAACTTTATTCGTCTTAAATGCAATGGTAATTCTTCAGATTCCACCAGTAATGCATTAGTCTGAGTTGTTTTAATAGCTCCAATACTAAGTCTGAGAGCTCTATACTGTATTCTGTCTAGTTTTTCCAAAGTACTTTTTGTTGCTGCCCCATATACCATACATCCGTAATCAATACAGGATCGTATTAAGGCCCTGTATATATCTAGAAGCGATTGTTTGTCTGCTCCCCAATTATATCCAGAGACTGATCTCATTAAGTTCAAcactttattacattttgtcaCAGTCTGTTTAACATGTGTTCTCCATATACACTTCTCATCAAACCATAACCCCAAATATTTAAACGTTGTTACCCTTACCATATTTTGACCATACAGTTTAAGTTGAATATTGCCTAACCTTCTCTTTCTGGAGAATAGCATATAACATGATTTCTGAACTGACATCTTAAAACCCCATTCATACGACTATCTTTCAACCTTTATTATGGCACTCTGAATACTCTTAATCACGTGTCTAAgatttttccctcttttccatATAGCCCCATCATCTGCATAAAGTGAGGACCCTATATCTACGCTAACATTGTCAAAGACATCATTTATCATAATGTTAAACAGAGTAGGGCTAATAACACTACCCTGTGGAACACCATTCACAATATTAAACTCGTCTGATACAGCATCACCTACCTTAACTCTGAACGTTCAGTTAGTTAAAAAAATTAGGACCCAATTATACATCCTCCCACCAATACCCATCTTTTGAAGTTTGTGGACTATCACCTTTTCCATCCATTTGCACAAGTGAGATGTTAGCGCTATAAGCCTGTGATTTCCTCCATTATCCGGGTTTTTACCAGGCTTCTTAACGCGTGCTAAATCCACACTATCTTGAAGACTGTATTCGAGGCTTAGTGTATCCCATCATGCATTTTGCTCAGATCTTGCGAGAGGTCACAGGAACCTTTCCAATgtaagttaaatattattataatatttagatattacATCTAATTTGGTAGAAACACAAAGCGTTGCATGTTTTATTGGTGGAAATATGAGTAGtggtgatatttatttatttatttacaacatttgcaactgctttttatcaattaattagaAGCACCACAAATTAAGTTGTGTCATCTGTTACAGGAACTACTGAACAGACGCTTAGAcgttgattttaaaatacaaagcattgaaaataaaaataaagctcttaaaaaaaaaaaaaaaaaaaaaactgcaattttatACCACTATAAGTGTGTTCAGTCAGGTAATGAAAAGTTAGATACACTTGTGGCCTTCATCCTTACTTGAACACTTGGGCCAAATACAGAAAATACGTCATGTAAGTGGTCAAGTGCAAAGACCGCAAGTGTGAGTATTTGGACAAGGCAATTAATTTCAATGGCTTGCGCTATGCAAGGATAGTTTGTTGCTGCGTCGACCAAAATGCACGGGCACAATCAAGTGTCAAAGTTCAAAATAGTTCAACTTTTGCCACTGTGCTTTGTGACCCACGTGGCCAATAGAAACAGGGCATCTAAACAGAACTCAACTAAAAGTTTCAAAAACTTCACCTACTTGCTCTGGCCAGCATAGCATAAATCGCTTTGTATCTGAATATGGCAAGCCAAGAGAGTCAGAATTATGCTATAGATAAATCGCATTTAgcaaaaaaatgctgtatttgaCTGCATTTAAAACGGCCATTAAACAGAGTCCTGCATGGGTCCTGTTTGATAAACCCACACCCGCAGTAATTGACAGAACACCCAAACTTTTATCCGAATAGCAGCACTAATTTAatggcggttatatccgcgggcGCTGCAGATAATCCGCGGGTCGggtgggtcgggtaataaaaaaatgaatgctgattatttgcgggtgggtCGCAGGTAGATgagataaatcaataatgacgcaaatattaactacattttctaaaatgtgaatcctttttaaatacttttttcatcAGGCAAACAATTTCATTTGTGTGTTGCGACAGAAACATTCCAGATAAAGCTTGAAGGGAGTTACGCCTGTGTTAATGCTATTGAGTAGGGTAATATGCAGTGGTATAGTGCAGAACCTGCGTATACCCATTTCTTTATGAGTCGGCTTTGTGTATGCCCaattctaaatcccctctgatgcacatcattcagtagtgtactgcattagccaaaatcatgacaggccaccatttctaattaaatcatatgtgaataaatgcaaatattcgctcaaaTCACCCAGTAAAGACGGTAAGGGCcgtggcgccggcttcctttgaaatatgcttgatgattgcgcctgatgcgcccgcgcccACGCCTGCTCGGTCCGCGCCAGCACCAGatttgctgcctgttcatacgcaAGAGCATGTCAAGGGAGGCACGCTgagtattaaaataagaattattCTTGGTTACTAATTTAAATCAGTTCAGTACATacgaaaacaatacattaaaaatgtaaataaatttgttcAGAAGTTTCTTAAACTGGGTGGACCCCTGTAAACTTACACCCAAACTTCATACACCCAAccgatttcatcagagattgcggagagtcacatcaagatgtcagttaacgttattctttttagcgtggaTTTGTCTTAAAAGCACAAGTGATTATAAGCTTATATAAGTGTGCAGGgatgtgcagatcagctgaatctgctgttaaaaatgaaccatccatTTATCATATTATCATGCAAAaataagaattagaataattgtaaatggCGATTAAATGCGATGCTGTCGAAAATTTGGGTGCATCTAACTTTTGTGTTGGTGCACCTAAGAAAAAAAGGCGCACTAGTGCAACCAGTGCAAAAAGTTAGTCTAGAGCCCTGAAACTGCAACCCGAACCGCACCTGCATTAAATCTCCTACATGTGGTAGACACTCATTTGTTAAAACTTTTATGTATccattatgttttgtttatttagtttttagtagTAAATCAAATGTGACCTTATTGTTTGCAACTACGTTCGCCCCGAAACCTGTGCTTTGTGACAATGTGACGAACATACCTAAGATGAGTTCACAGCTCAACGCGGGCATTTTACTCATTGAATGCGTCAGCTCAGGTTTGCATAGGCCGTACTACTTGTAGCCCTGGTCACTGTATATTTGTTTGATAAACAGCAAATACACTCCCCGTATACTCGAATCTGTTTGGAGCGGGACTTGAACCAATGGTCGTTACGGTGTAGGGGTCAAACACTCCAAACAATATCACACTTGCCTCCAACTTCTGTAGCTACACAGCTTTTACATACTCTCTGACTTATGTTAGCCTTTActactcactaaaaaatgttgggttaaaaataacccaactagtaacccaactatgggttggtatagcaccttcccatctatgggttattttaacccaatgaattgggttaaaatccagttgggttaaaagtaacccaacagttgagttaattatttagattcatttatatcagtttttatttatttatttatttatttattttaataaaaatacactataacactactttgttttcaaataaatattttgtttatttaaatatgcaaatattttttttacaaatatatttttaaatgtaaaacagtcatactgcaaatgtttacaaaataagtgtacaagaatgtgaaaatataatacattcaaaacacaaatatgcacacacaactgacatattttcaagatgtacactgaattcaaaaccaacaaatgtgactctggtccacaaaacccgTCATAAGGGTCGaagtttttgtatttaaatgtaaacatcatctgaaagctcaataaataagctttctattaatatgtggtttgataggatagaacaactatttgaaaatctggaatctgagggtgcaaaaaaatctaaatattgagaaaattgtctttaaagttgtccaaatgaagttattagcaatacattactaataagaaattcagtttcgatatacttatggtaggagatttacaaaatatcttcatggaacatgatctttacttaatattctaatgatttttggcatgaaagaaaatttgataattttgacccatacaatgcaattttggctatttctacaaatgtacccatgatacttatgaccggttttgttgtccagggtcataaatgtgtatcaattcatatttatttatatcaacacatacacaaatgtgcacaaataaaacaaacataatatacaaacctttatcaataaaacaaaaataaaaaatcataaacacaagtaataataataataataataataaaacaaagtaaatctgctggctgctggacttgctgataatcagcaacataaaaagttttacagATCAATAGatacaaagtttctaaggaagaggtaatgtgttgaaagaactcctggaatattaaagactgtgtgctgcaaatgggtgcagaggagctttgggggacatgtagaaatgtctgaaacacagatccactgcttgtagtaaggtcttctgttccactACTTCACTgttgaaaatgctaaaacttGGGAGGAGTTCTTGGAGTTCAGAaatgctggtgtc
Encoded here:
- the naa38 gene encoding N-alpha-acetyltransferase 38, NatC auxiliary subunit isoform X2 — encoded protein: MLEEASAYSLARCKLENLLNKSMRIRMTDGRTLVGLFLCTDRDCNVILGSAQEFLKSTDSFSQGEPRVLGLAMIPGHHVVSIEVESESLQTTTHGL
- the naa38 gene encoding N-alpha-acetyltransferase 38, NatC auxiliary subunit isoform X1, which codes for MATESEENGTEMQNEEEASAYSLARCKLENLLNKSMRIRMTDGRTLVGLFLCTDRDCNVILGSAQEFLKSTDSFSQGEPRVLGLAMIPGHHVVSIEVESESLQTTTHGL